The following are from one region of the Moritella sp. 24 genome:
- the aroA gene encoding 3-phosphoshikimate 1-carboxyvinyltransferase, with protein sequence MEKLTLQPINQVSGTVNLPGSKSVSNRALLLAALAEGTTRLTNLLDSDDIRHMLNALTKLGVQYDLSACKTICTVTGLGRAFSVKEKLELFLGNAGTAMRPLCAALCLSEGEFELTGEPRMEERPIGSLVDSLRQAGADVTYLKNEDYPPVLIKGTGLKGGNIKIDGSVSSQFLTAFLMAAPLAENDTTIEIIGELVSKPYIEITLHIMQQFGISVSHDNYQTFTIKGKQTYQAAGDFLVEGDASSASYFLAAAAIKGGKIRVTGIGKKSIQGDIQFADVISAMGGKITWGDSYIESEVGELNAVDLDMNHIPDAAMTIATTALFAKGTTVIRNVYNWRVKETDRLAAMATELRKVGAEVEEGNDYIKITPPAQLTHAAIDTYNDHRMAMCFSLVALSDTPVTINDPGCTSKTFPDYFEQFTGLVQA encoded by the coding sequence ATGGAAAAATTAACATTACAACCTATTAACCAAGTGTCGGGTACAGTGAACTTACCAGGCTCTAAAAGTGTTTCTAATCGTGCTTTATTACTGGCTGCATTGGCAGAGGGTACAACACGCTTAACGAATTTATTAGACAGTGATGATATTCGTCATATGTTAAACGCACTGACAAAATTAGGTGTGCAATATGATCTGTCTGCATGCAAAACAATTTGTACAGTAACGGGTTTAGGTCGTGCATTTTCTGTAAAAGAAAAACTTGAGTTATTTTTAGGTAATGCAGGTACGGCAATGCGCCCGTTATGTGCGGCATTATGCTTAAGCGAAGGTGAGTTTGAATTAACAGGCGAGCCACGTATGGAAGAGCGACCAATTGGTAGCTTAGTAGATAGTCTACGTCAAGCTGGCGCAGATGTGACTTATCTAAAAAATGAAGATTACCCACCTGTGCTTATTAAAGGCACTGGCTTAAAAGGCGGTAATATTAAAATTGATGGTAGTGTATCAAGTCAGTTTTTAACTGCGTTCTTGATGGCTGCGCCACTTGCTGAAAATGACACAACAATTGAGATCATCGGTGAGTTAGTGTCTAAGCCGTATATTGAAATTACTCTGCATATTATGCAACAGTTTGGCATTTCGGTGAGCCATGATAACTATCAGACCTTTACCATTAAAGGTAAGCAAACGTATCAAGCTGCAGGAGACTTCCTTGTTGAAGGCGATGCATCTTCAGCTTCTTACTTCCTTGCTGCTGCGGCAATTAAAGGCGGTAAAATCCGTGTGACGGGTATTGGCAAAAAATCGATTCAAGGTGATATCCAGTTTGCTGATGTTATTTCTGCAATGGGCGGTAAAATTACATGGGGCGATAGCTACATTGAATCTGAAGTTGGTGAATTAAATGCGGTTGATTTAGATATGAACCATATTCCTGATGCGGCAATGACAATTGCGACCACAGCATTGTTTGCAAAAGGAACAACAGTTATTCGTAACGTATACAACTGGCGTGTGAAAGAAACCGATCGTTTAGCGGCGATGGCGACTGAGTTACGTAAAGTGGGTGCTGAAGTGGAAGAGGGGAATGATTACATTAAAATTACTCCGCCTGCACAATTAACACATGCGGCTATCGATACTTATAATGATCACCGTATGGCAATGTGCTTTTCACTTGTTGCGCTTAGTGATACGCCTGTGACGATTAACGATCCTGGTTGTACATCAAAGACTTTTCCTGACTATTTTGAACAATTTACGGGTTTAGTTCAGGCATAG
- the hisC gene encoding histidinol-phosphate transaminase has translation MSCDFFALANTGVQGLHPYQAGKPTDELERELGLTDIVKLASNENPLGVGELVKEALAQELSGITRYPDANGFYLKQALAKKYDLAPAQFTLGNGSNDVLELIARSFVTPEHEVIFAQHAFVVYPLVTQAIGATGVAVPAKDWGHDLPAMLAAITPRTRLIFIANPNNPTGTFLTAEALYSFLTQVPEDVIVVLDEAYFEYVDKELQAPSITWLNKFSNLIITRTFSKAYGLAGLRVGYSMSHPDIADILNRVRQPFNCNSFALAGAKAALADHDFLTASVALNNQQRDVLETFFDEQGIGYIPSKGNFITIELVQDPAVVYQKLLHKGVIVRPVAGYGLTKHLRVSIGTENENAVFMEALISVLGE, from the coding sequence ATGAGTTGCGATTTTTTTGCTTTAGCAAATACAGGTGTACAAGGCTTACACCCTTATCAAGCGGGAAAACCGACTGATGAATTAGAACGTGAATTAGGGTTAACTGATATTGTAAAATTAGCGTCGAATGAAAATCCATTGGGCGTTGGTGAATTAGTGAAAGAAGCGTTAGCACAAGAGCTATCGGGCATCACTCGTTATCCGGATGCGAACGGTTTCTATCTAAAACAAGCGCTCGCGAAAAAATATGACCTCGCGCCAGCACAATTTACTTTGGGTAATGGCTCAAATGATGTGCTTGAATTGATAGCACGTAGTTTTGTCACGCCTGAGCACGAAGTTATTTTTGCACAACATGCGTTTGTGGTTTATCCATTAGTTACTCAAGCTATTGGCGCTACAGGTGTTGCTGTACCAGCAAAAGATTGGGGCCATGATTTACCGGCTATGTTAGCGGCAATTACACCGCGTACTCGCCTTATCTTCATTGCGAATCCAAATAATCCAACAGGTACATTTCTGACGGCTGAAGCGCTATATTCGTTTTTAACCCAAGTACCGGAAGATGTTATTGTGGTATTGGACGAAGCGTATTTTGAATATGTAGACAAAGAGTTACAAGCCCCGTCTATTACTTGGTTAAACAAGTTTTCAAACCTGATTATCACACGTACTTTCTCTAAAGCGTATGGCCTTGCCGGTCTACGTGTTGGTTATAGTATGTCACATCCCGATATCGCTGATATTTTAAATCGTGTTCGTCAACCATTTAACTGTAATAGTTTTGCACTTGCAGGTGCGAAAGCGGCATTGGCTGATCATGACTTTCTTACTGCAAGTGTTGCATTGAACAATCAACAACGTGATGTATTAGAAACATTCTTTGATGAGCAGGGCATTGGTTACATTCCATCTAAAGGTAACTTCATCACAATAGAGCTAGTGCAAGATCCTGCTGTTGTGTATCAAAAGTTATTACATAAAGGTGTGATTGTGCGTCCTGTTGCTGGTTATGGTTTAACGAAGCATTTACGTGTCAGTATTGGCACCGAAAATGAAAACGCTGTATTTATGGAAGCGTTAATCAGTGTGCTAGGCGAATAA
- the serC gene encoding 3-phosphoserine/phosphohydroxythreonine transaminase, translated as MSQTYNFCAGPAMLPHAVMEQAQKEFINWNNTGVSVMELSHRSKDYMAVASTAEQDLRDLLSIPDNYKVIFSQGGGRGQFAAVPLNILGEKTEADYLLTGQWSKSAVVEGKKYCQVNESNILMPSSDGIVAVKPASQWQVSSKDTAYVHYCPNETIEGIEINDIPDTGDIPLVADMSSNILSKPLDISKFGIVYAGAQKNIGPSGLGVVIVRDDLLDTARQETPSIFNYKLMAENDSMFNTPPTYSWYLAGLVFKWLKAQGGLSAIEEINTEKAKLLYDYIDSSDFYGNNVATGNRSKMNVPFTLASSDFDAAFLQQSQDANLMALKGHRIVGGMRASIYNAMPIEGVKALIGFMESFERQQR; from the coding sequence ATGAGTCAGACTTATAATTTTTGCGCTGGTCCCGCAATGTTGCCACATGCAGTGATGGAACAAGCCCAGAAAGAATTTATTAATTGGAACAATACTGGCGTATCAGTCATGGAATTGAGTCATCGTAGTAAAGACTACATGGCCGTTGCTTCGACTGCAGAGCAAGACTTACGTGATCTATTATCGATTCCAGATAATTATAAAGTTATCTTTTCTCAAGGTGGTGGTCGTGGTCAATTTGCAGCTGTGCCATTAAATATCCTTGGCGAGAAGACAGAAGCTGATTATTTATTAACGGGCCAGTGGTCTAAATCGGCTGTTGTTGAAGGCAAGAAATACTGCCAAGTTAACGAATCAAATATTCTAATGCCAAGTTCAGATGGTATTGTTGCTGTTAAGCCAGCTTCACAATGGCAAGTATCAAGTAAAGATACTGCTTATGTACATTACTGCCCAAATGAAACGATTGAAGGTATCGAAATTAATGATATCCCTGACACAGGTGATATTCCTTTGGTTGCAGATATGTCTTCAAACATCCTATCTAAACCGTTAGATATTAGTAAATTCGGTATCGTGTATGCGGGGGCGCAAAAGAACATCGGCCCATCTGGTTTAGGTGTGGTTATTGTGCGTGATGATCTGCTTGATACAGCGAGACAAGAAACCCCATCCATCTTTAACTATAAATTGATGGCTGAAAATGACTCAATGTTTAATACGCCACCAACTTATTCTTGGTATTTAGCGGGACTTGTGTTCAAGTGGTTAAAAGCACAAGGTGGTCTGTCTGCAATCGAAGAGATTAATACAGAAAAAGCTAAGCTGCTTTATGACTATATTGATAGCAGTGATTTTTATGGTAATAACGTCGCGACAGGTAACCGTTCAAAAATGAACGTGCCGTTTACTTTAGCATCAAGTGATTTCGATGCTGCGTTTTTACAACAGTCTCAAGACGCTAATTTAATGGCATTGAAAGGGCACCGCATTGTCGGTGGTATGCGCGCAAGTATTTATAACGCGATGCCAATTGAAGGTGTAAAAGCACTTATTGGCTTTATGGAAAGCTTTGAACGTCAGCAGCGCTAA
- a CDS encoding DMT family transporter: MPVQFINDIPVGVRYMLMSALAFALMTSCVKLVSTDGIPVFEIVAARAIVSLLISYGDVRRKRISIWGHNKKLLMARGVVGSLALICVYYAVITLPLAEATILQYLHPVFTALLALIFLKERIQRSTIICILCCIVGLVFIVSPSLTLSSTAELPLFSVAVALLGAFGSAVAYVIVKRLSSTEDSSVIIFYFPLIALPLSVFLLGDGFVMPDIEGVILLILIGIFTQIGQVGLTKAMQTEVASKATAYSYVQVVFSIIFGWILFSEVPSLWTWAGGSLIIAGALINVLGSRNLRSLKSK, from the coding sequence ATGCCTGTTCAATTTATAAATGATATCCCTGTTGGTGTAAGGTACATGCTGATGTCCGCATTGGCTTTTGCCCTGATGACGAGTTGCGTTAAATTAGTCAGCACTGATGGTATTCCTGTTTTTGAGATAGTGGCGGCAAGGGCTATTGTTTCATTACTGATTAGTTATGGGGATGTGCGTCGAAAGCGTATTTCGATTTGGGGACATAATAAAAAGCTACTAATGGCACGGGGTGTTGTCGGTTCATTAGCCCTAATATGTGTATATTATGCGGTGATAACGTTGCCTTTAGCTGAGGCGACAATTCTGCAATATCTACATCCTGTCTTTACAGCGCTACTGGCATTAATATTCCTTAAAGAACGTATTCAGCGTTCGACTATTATCTGCATTCTGTGTTGTATCGTGGGATTAGTATTTATCGTTAGCCCAAGTCTAACGCTGTCATCAACAGCTGAATTACCTTTATTTAGTGTTGCAGTCGCTTTGTTGGGCGCGTTTGGTAGTGCTGTTGCTTATGTTATCGTTAAGCGTCTTAGTAGCACTGAAGATAGCTCTGTGATTATCTTTTATTTTCCGCTTATCGCGTTACCTTTATCGGTGTTTCTATTAGGAGACGGCTTTGTGATGCCTGACATAGAGGGCGTCATATTACTTATTTTAATTGGTATTTTTACGCAAATAGGGCAGGTCGGGTTAACGAAAGCGATGCAAACTGAAGTAGCGAGTAAAGCAACGGCATATTCTTATGTACAAGTTGTTTTTTCAATTATCTTTGGCTGGATATTGTTTAGTGAAGTCCCGTCATTATGGACGTGGGCTGGTGGCAGTTTGATTATTGCAGGCGCTTTAATTAATGTACTTGGCAGCCGTAATCTAAGGTCATTAAAATCCAAGTAA
- a CDS encoding peptidylprolyl isomerase, with translation MIIFTTNLGDIEIELDMERAPVSSKNFLRYCKEGFYNGTIFHRVIQDFMIQGGGFTEKMQEKPTRPAIANEANRGLKNVIGSIAMARTDSPHSATAQFFINLDDNDFLDHTATTNAGWGYAVFGKVTAGMDVVNMIAYSRTATVKGHEDVPSEAIIVKNVTIK, from the coding sequence ATGATTATTTTTACGACTAACCTAGGCGATATCGAAATTGAACTGGACATGGAACGAGCACCAGTATCTTCAAAAAATTTCCTACGATATTGTAAAGAAGGCTTTTACAACGGCACTATTTTCCACCGTGTGATTCAAGACTTCATGATACAAGGTGGTGGTTTTACTGAAAAAATGCAAGAAAAACCAACACGCCCTGCGATTGCAAACGAAGCAAATCGTGGTCTTAAGAATGTCATAGGTAGTATTGCAATGGCGCGTACCGACTCGCCACACTCTGCAACAGCGCAATTTTTCATTAATTTAGATGACAATGACTTTCTTGATCATACAGCGACAACAAATGCAGGTTGGGGTTACGCTGTGTTTGGTAAAGTGACGGCAGGTATGGATGTTGTGAACATGATTGCATATTCAAGAACGGCTACAGTGAAAGGTCATGAAGATGTACCGAGTGAAGCTATTATCGTGAAAAATGTCACGATTAAGTAA
- a CDS encoding DUF1272 domain-containing protein, which translates to MLELRPNCECCDKDLPASTQDAFICTFECTFCLDCADKVLNFICPNCAGNLVSRPIRPAEALKNNPASTTRVLKKEGCLGSR; encoded by the coding sequence ATGCTCGAACTTAGACCGAATTGTGAATGTTGTGATAAAGACTTACCAGCATCAACACAGGATGCGTTTATTTGTACTTTTGAGTGCACATTTTGTCTGGATTGTGCCGATAAGGTATTGAATTTCATTTGCCCCAATTGTGCCGGTAATTTAGTATCGCGGCCGATTCGACCTGCTGAAGCGCTAAAAAATAACCCTGCATCAACGACTCGTGTACTGAAAAAAGAGGGGTGTCTTGGTTCGAGGTAA
- a CDS encoding GFA family protein, with protein MINKGSCLCNKVKYEIDGEFDDVLNCHCGMCRKLHASAFRTRAKIKTQSWKTLQGEEYIKFYESSVGEHKGFCSECGSSLYTKFDAYPDILGFPFGTLDTDPQVKATRHVYVGSKAAWHDITDDLPQQQTFD; from the coding sequence ATGATCAACAAAGGAAGTTGTTTGTGCAACAAAGTGAAATATGAAATTGATGGTGAATTCGACGATGTTCTTAATTGTCATTGTGGCATGTGTCGGAAATTACATGCATCTGCATTTAGAACTAGAGCAAAGATAAAAACGCAGAGCTGGAAAACACTGCAAGGTGAGGAATACATTAAGTTTTATGAATCATCAGTGGGTGAACACAAAGGCTTCTGTTCTGAATGTGGTTCGAGTTTATATACTAAGTTTGATGCTTATCCTGATATCCTCGGTTTTCCGTTTGGTACCCTCGATACCGACCCTCAGGTAAAAGCCACTCGCCATGTTTATGTTGGCAGTAAGGCTGCTTGGCACGATATCACTGATGATCTGCCCCAACAGCAAACATTCGATTGA
- a CDS encoding HAD family hydrolase, producing the protein MTKIYLFDWGDTLMVNPPEMKGKMCLWEHVEAISGALEMLTTLSQQGCKLYVATGAGDSSMEDIRIAFERVGLDTFISGYFCQANLGIGKGTAAYYQAIIEKLDTKASEVTMVGDLMHRDILPAIEAGLNAIWFTPHLSTREMRDDYQQILSLSELCVIDRPFD; encoded by the coding sequence ATGACTAAGATTTATTTGTTTGATTGGGGTGATACTTTGATGGTCAACCCGCCAGAAATGAAAGGTAAAATGTGTCTATGGGAACATGTTGAAGCTATCAGTGGTGCACTTGAGATGTTAACGACGTTATCACAACAGGGTTGTAAACTGTATGTGGCGACTGGTGCTGGAGACTCCAGTATGGAAGATATTCGAATTGCATTTGAACGAGTTGGGCTAGACACCTTTATATCAGGTTATTTTTGCCAAGCAAACTTAGGTATTGGTAAAGGGACGGCGGCTTATTATCAAGCTATTATCGAAAAACTCGACACAAAAGCGAGTGAGGTGACGATGGTTGGTGATTTGATGCATCGAGACATCCTTCCTGCGATTGAAGCAGGCTTGAATGCCATTTGGTTTACGCCTCATTTATCGACGCGAGAAATGAGGGATGACTATCAACAGATCCTAAGCCTTAGTGAACTGTGTGTTATAGATCGTCCATTTGATTAA
- a CDS encoding GNAT family N-acetyltransferase, whose amino-acid sequence MDKIQVRHSEPDDASAIRDIYACKNAYSGTLQLPNPSGKGWADRMANVPANVYSFVAEMNGEVVGNLGFEVCSNARRRHAGSFGMGVKDDYQGKGVGSALLTSLIDLTDNWLNIMRLELTVYTDNHSAIALYEKFGFVIEGESKAFAFRNGQYVNVYHMARLNILT is encoded by the coding sequence ATGGATAAAATACAAGTACGACATTCAGAACCCGATGATGCCTCGGCTATTCGTGATATTTATGCCTGTAAAAATGCGTATAGCGGCACGCTACAATTACCAAATCCATCGGGTAAAGGCTGGGCAGACCGCATGGCGAACGTACCTGCTAATGTCTATTCCTTTGTCGCAGAAATGAATGGTGAAGTTGTAGGTAACTTAGGCTTTGAAGTGTGTAGTAATGCACGCAGGCGTCATGCTGGTTCATTTGGTATGGGCGTTAAAGACGATTACCAAGGTAAGGGAGTTGGTAGCGCATTACTTACTAGCCTTATTGATCTGACTGATAACTGGCTTAATATCATGCGATTGGAATTAACCGTATACACAGACAACCATTCTGCAATCGCATTGTATGAAAAGTTTGGTTTTGTTATTGAAGGTGAGTCTAAGGCATTTGCATTCAGAAATGGCCAATATGTTAATGTTTATCATATGGCGCGACTTAATATTCTGACGTGA